Genomic window (Rhododendron vialii isolate Sample 1 chromosome 4a, ASM3025357v1):
ATACTTCACCAACCTGTCTTTTAGGTCTACCAGTGGAAGGACTTTTAGAAACCTTTTGGCTCACACCTGACGTGATTTTGAGAGTCCGCGTCCGTGGCCTGGTTTCGGAGTCCTTGATCGATTCAGCTTTCCTTTTCCTAGTGTTCCCACTTGGCACAGATGATATGGGAACTGCTCCTGCATGAGGCACAATGGCCTTAGAAGGTTCATCAGGCAGTCGAGCTGTTATCTCTGTCAAGGAAACAATGTCTCAATGATTAGTAGACGCATGACTAATTGAATTGCAAACCAGTGAATAGCTGTGCTTACCAGCATTATCCTGGAGGTATTTGTATTCAGGGTCAAGCCTGTATAAGCAGTCTGAAAGTGGAGCACTGAAATAAAGGGCTCTCATAGTCGACCACCATTCATCAAAAGCAGGCAGGGTCATATTATTGGTCTTGAAGTCAATGAACTGAAAGGCTTTCACACGATGTTGAAAATTGCTGACCATCAAGGATATCATTTGCGAGTCCTTGGCCTTAATCGTTGGCCTGCTCGAGGCCATCTCAGCAATGTTGGGGTGAACGAAAGGCATTGGAATGCCTTGTGCAAGGCCAAATTGTTTGGCACATTGACAAggagaataattttcaaaaccacagttCCCAAAATGAGTATTATTTTGGGCAAAGCCAACCGGGATAAGTCTTGGAAGAAGGATGCTGGCCCAGAATAACCGTTTGGACTGAGTCATTTTCTCTGCAAGCTGGGGAGAGGCTGGTGGAATACCCTCAAAACATGGCCTTAATCGTTCGAATGCATATTCGAATTTATCGAAGGGACAAAAAACAGGCCAATTCTTTTTGTTATCTTCATAGAAGAAGGTGAAGTACCTTTGAAAGGATGATTCCTCTGTCTGAGTCAGAAAACCTAAGAAGTATTCAGCATAGCTACGGCATGTTTGTAAGGCTTCATCCGATCGAAGAGGATTGTTTAGCTTAGGTTTCAGTTGGGGAAAATATGCATACAACCAAGCttggaaaatccaaaaaggACCACCACAAGAATCTGCTATCTTCTTGTCAACAAAGGTAAACAAACCCTTATACAGGGATCCTAGAACAAATGGGGCAAGGGTCAATCTTTTTACTTGAGCCATACAGATGGCCAAGTTAAGGTATTCTTTGGTAACCCTAAGCCCAggaactgccataagaaatCGGCAAATCCAAAACAAGTAAAATGCAACCTTCTCATGAAAACAGGGTCCAAATGCTTTGGCTTTGAAATGAATCTTAAGCGATTTCGAATAACTAACCCCAGCTGATGGAACAATAAATGGGGGACCATATGGATCAGGAGAAAGTAGGGCATTTACCTCATGGCCTAAGGAAGGGAGGCCGGTCAAATGAGAGATATCCAAAACTGTCGAAGACAATAAGCCACAATGCAGAACTAGGgtattggatgatttggaccaGAAACAGGCGGCAGCAGCTAAGAGTTCAGGATTCATGTCTAAGGGGAATTGTGAGAGCTCGATTGTCTCACGAATCCCCATTGTCTTCCAATCCTCAAAAAGAAACTTCATCATACGCCTTACCCAGTCTACCCATCCCATTTCGACGGTATAAGGCTAGGAACGAAGGCAGGTGTTCTTATCCCAGCCTGACCATTCCAGCAACGGAAGCTGTAGGAGGAGTGGATCACGTTCCCCCATTGGGTAAACCTCTGGAAAGCCATCTGGAAGAGCTGACGAGAAAACTGGACCCAATATACAGTGAGAACTGACGTTATCGTCAGGAATCAGGACTTGGGTGCTCTGATTAACCCCATTTCGGTACGACTCAGGGAATCGGAAGGAATCCTCCGCCGCTGACTCGGTAGCCGGATCTTCAACTGGATCACTGACAATCTGTAGTTTGGATTTCGGTGCCATTTGAGAGAtattttagggtttgaaagTTGTTTCAGAATTTTGTGCGAGAAGAAGCTCGATTCGTGCCCTAAAATTTGAAGTGCTCTGCCTTATATAGGTGGTAAGTTACTAAGAGAAATATTTACCAAAGTTAATATttaactcaggtaaataggggggcattgtttacaccataatttagtatttagtttaatatgatcgattgggtcaaaatgttacacgtgtcaacacgttttagactaattaataaaatgtaatatgaagcctgttaaagaaaaatcaagtggactgatcgacgATTGATATTCAACTGAACACGTTTCAGAATATGCATCACATACAGATCGTGGGCATGACagttaatgcaagcaggcagttgaagtaattacaacgttgggaacatgtgagatcatggagaagtaaccgcctcgtgcagatagtgaagcaagaatagggagcatggagccacttaattcaaatcgaaggagggaattccatatgatttgaatttcaagtcgatgacagcctataaatacaagaatagaagatatttagaacccccaatcaatcgcccaaaggcttctacttttatctgtactttacatttcttgctctaggagtagcttgtaacgtaactgtctgttcgattgtgttctcatagtcgattgacttctatctcgaggaataataaagttcattttgttgttcttgttccatttccattcacttcattaagtttgcttccaaagaagtcctgaaatacggcaaggaaccaaactccaccaccacaaacacccacatttctaGCACTCTcaacaactcttagtcgattcgtcgactgtaagtaaaatagacaaacaaccCTCCATTCAGGTTTTACAATATGCACATCTCTCTACCACCCTAGGATTGCTCAACATAAATCTAAACCCTCCTAGTTCTAACACCCAAATTCCTGTTACTTCCGCCACCATGGTTATGCTGTCCAAAAACTCTCCCCCTCGAGTGATCTCTTCCTTTTCTCTATAAAATACTCCCTCAATGTCCATTTTTTAGTCTCTCGTTCTATTCAAACCGGATAttaaattgattatattttatattgataatattttttagggcaaattttcgtagtcgtctctctagttttacggttgtctcaatttcgtccatctAGTTTCAattatctcaatttcgtccttgtagtttgttttacgttccaaattggtaaaatcgttaacaccgttaatgaaactaacagaaaaaaatatgattaaaaaattaagtgcttcaattttcaatccggttgaaccggtgcgaatatcttatttttctgatcattttatcttaaatggtcataatggatttttggctctaaggcctttcaatgagcaccctaagagagccctaaaactaaataacgagtcttcgggtgctcgttgaacaTTTTGTTCATTAACAAAATGTTTTTAGCATGTCTTTaaaatgtattaattatcaaaacacgtcatgggtcgtcattttcctttttcgaaaaaaaaagggaaaatgacggcccatgatgtgttttgataattaatatccgctaaggatatgctgagaacatttgttaatgctgaaaatatctttggagagtattaattatcaaacacgtccttagctgtcattttccccaaaaaaaaacccaaagcaACTCCGGCCCAAACAGAACTAAGGCCGAAGTGACTGGTTTTGATCCAATAAACAACTGGGCCAACACCCACGTGACCCATTAACCAGAACCTCATggtatttggaaaaaaaaaaaggaaatattgatttctacacttttccaattgatgcaaacactcattttttcgtttttcagTTAGTGAATTTACGAAATAGTTCCTGAAATTTGTAAAAAGTGTATGCATGCAATGCATGAACTATTTCGCAAATTCACCTACTAAAAAACCATAAAAAAGAATGATTTCATCAATTAagagagtgtaaaaatcaattttcgaaACGGATCTAAACACTAATACGGAAATGGTTTGGCTTACTACTACTATAGAACCGCGTCAATCCGTGCGCACTGATTTCACGAGCAGAAAACTATAAACGCTGAGAACGTTCAACACCTTTTTCACGTTTGAACAGagacgggagagagagagagagagactttccTCTCTTCCTCACCTCTATTATTTCATCAGTCAATATCTATCCATCCAAGACAATCGTTACTTATATAGCGGATGTTAACGTAAAGGTCTCGCTTTCTAATCCCATAGCATGCATACTTTCCAAAATCATAATATCTTTTTGCCACCCGTATAAAACAATCCTCATTACCGTATAAAACAATCCTCATTCCATTATTGTTGCTTCAAGCTTTCTACACATCTCACCCTCTTTTTATAATATAAATTAGGTGTCCGATGCAGGTTATGTGCCAACGTATCTCACCTTAATCCGGTCTAAAATCTAACCTAGATTCTGGGTTTTGACTCTCCCTTTTTTCGCCCTGGAAATTTTTTCTAGGATCTCAATTGATAACCCTTGTGGGGTTTGATTCACAAATTTCTCAAATTGGGTTTATAGTAGAGAACCCTTTTGTCTCTTTTAGGAATTTTGGAGGTCAAGATCTCAGAAGAAGTTGGATCCTGCTTGGAATTGGAAATTCGATCTGAGATCAAGAGGttggctttttcttttctttttttccttcctctttTTGGTGAATAAGAGAGATTTCTTTGATCTTGGTTTTGTGTAACTTAGGCTTCTGATTATTTGGTTTTCCGAGTTAGTAATTATTGAGCTGTTAATTGGTTTCAACTAGTTGATTTTGAAGTGAGAACTCTCAATTCTCCTTGATTTCCATCGGAGTTtgctaaaccaaaccaaaccaacccaaaactgAGCCGAGCCTCGGGTCACAATCGATTTGGGTCGGCTACCTAAATCGTATTTTTCATTGAGCTCTCCCTGACACTGTTTTAGGGCAAAATTCCATTTGGGATAATATTGTGTTTATCTATTGATTTGAGGCCAAAGAAAATCTCTGTTGTACCAAACTCAGTTCTCTCTTCCAGGGAGTGCCTAACTTAAGTTGCTTATTGCATACCCATcattttgagaattattgcaaTTATTAAGGACCACTATTTTTTGGGTGAGATATGGATATCAGTAAAGAAGTCACTGTTGACTCATTCGCAATTGGACCTTCAACCGTCTTGGGTCGGACAATTGCTTTCAGAATCTTGTTCTCCAAGTCAATTTCACATTTGAGGCATCAAATCTTTTACATGTTGTTGTATCACTTCGGTATTGTTAAGAATTATGTGAAGAACTCTTTGACATCGGTGATCTCGTGGCTTCATCCCCGAAACCCACAAGGGATCCTAGTCATGGTGACAGTTATTGCTTTCTTAATGAATCGATACGCAAATGTAAAACGGAGGGCTGAGATGGCTTATCGGAGGAAATTTTGGAGGAATATGATGAGAAACGCCTTATCCTATGAGGAGTGGGTTCATGCTGCTAAGATGCTTGAGAAAGAGAGCCCCAAAATGAATGAGTCTAACCTTTACGATGTAGAATTGGTTAGGAATAAACTCCAAGAGCTTCGTCACCGTCGCCAAGAGGGTTCTCTGAGAGACATTATATTTTACATGCGAGCTGACCTTGTCAGAAATCTTGGTAATATGTGCAACCCTGAGCTGCACAAGGGTAGGCTTCAAGTGCCCAAACTCATAAAAGAGTATATCGACGAGGTTTCAACTCAGTTGAAAATGGTTTGTAACATCGATTCAGAGGAGCTTCTCTTGGAGGAGAAACTTGCTTTTATGCATGAAACAAGACATGCCTTTGGAAGAACCGCTTTGCTTTTAAGTGGGGGTGCTTCCCTTGGCGCTTTCCACGTGGGTGTGGTGAAAACCTTGGTGGAGCATAAGCTTTTGCCCCGGGTCATTGCAGGGTCTAGTGTTGGATCGATTATGTGCTCTATTGTAGCCACTAGGTCTTGGCCTGAGCTCCAAAGTTTCTTTCAGGATTCTTGGCACTCTTTGCAGTTTTTCGGCCAGATGGGTGGGATTTTCGCTGTTTTTAAAAGGGTTATGACTCGAGGAGCAGTTCATGAGATCAGACAATTGCAGATAATGTTAAGGCATCTAACTAACAATCTTACGTTCCAAGAAGCTTATGACATGACTGGTAGAGTTCTGGGGATTACGGTTTGCTCCCCGAGGAAACATGAGCCGCCCAGATGCCTTAATTATCTAACTTCTCCTCATGTTGTCATATGGAGCGCAGTGACCGCATCGTGCGCCTTTCCTGGCCTTTTTGAAGCTCAGGAACTAATGGCTAAGGATAGAAGCGGTGAAATTGTCCCATATCACCCACCGTTTAATTTGGTTCCAAATGAGGCTTCTGGCTTAGCTGCACGTCGGTGGAGGGATGGTAGCCTGGAGATTGATTTACCCATGATGCAGTTGAAGGAGCTTTTCAATGTCAATCATTTTATAGTGAGTCAGGCAAACCCTCATATTGCACCTCTACTGAGGATGAAGGACGTGGTGAGAGCTTATGGCGGTAACTTCGCTGCCAAGGTGCGTGCTATTTAACTTGAGGAGTtgatttcttctatttttattCATAATGCTCAACATTTTCCTTGAACCTACGGTTGGTGCATTGTACATTCTTGAAGATGCCCctcatttttctcatttgttatATTTTTCTTCTCTACTGTGTTGCCCTAATAGAGGATCAAAAGAACAAGTAAGGATACTAGTGTTGCATGCTTGTTCCCTTTGTTGGCAGTGGATAGCTTTAATGTCTCGCTGGGCTGCAGAACCAATGCAGCTCAAAAAGGAGTTCCGGGATCTTGTCCGATGAGTTCAACTTTGCAATTTTAGAAGTCTAGCTCTGAAATTCTACTCATTTTATTTCTGTTTCCCTATCCTGTCATTGGATATAACTCTTCACTGGTTGCACATGTGAAAATCTGTTGTGAAGTTTCTCCTTCCTCTATTCTTTCTATTCCATGTAGTTAACATTGATAAATTAAATTAAGATTCATAAGCAAACAAATGGATGGCATGTGAAGGATAACTTTATATGGTTATCTAACTTGTCTTGTCTTAGTGTATGCTAGTGTTAGACTGCTAATTGTCCTTTTAAATTAGCTGTCAACCTTATTCAAGGATATGGTGTTGACACAAatttaatttagtaatttacaaaaaagaaaaagaaaaataaaaaaaaaaagatgtgtaACATGAGATTTGATGAAATATGCTTTTAGAATAAGAACATGGGTAGGGGAGCTCGTTGGGGTTAAGGTGTGTAAGTGTTCCCCTTAGTGtatgaaagaaaaaggaaaagcatGTGCGCGTGTTTGTGACTATTTGGTGATTTATGTGGATATTGAACATCATTCATTTGATTGGGAGATAGTAGACTGGGCTTATGAACTGAatgtcaaaagactcaaaaccacGCCTTGGAGTGCTTGAAATTAAATGTACGTTGTTTATCATTATTTAGACTCTTCTCCAGTGTGTTTTCACATCTGACGCTTACACTGGAGACAAAGTACTTAGCCAATCATGTGGATGTCAAAGAAAGACAAAATTGTGACAAAGAAATCAAGATATGTTGTATATTTCTGATCTTTGCTTTGAAGTCTGTTACTGCTGCATTTCCTATATGGTTAAGTTGTGattcttgttctctttccaTGCAGTTTGCTCATTTAGTTGAAATGGAGGTGAAACACAGATGTAACCAGATATTGGAACTTGGTTTTCCACTAGGGGGCCTTGCCAAGCTTTTTGCTCAAGATTGGGAGGGTGATGTCACTGTTGTAATGCCTGCTACCCTAGCTCAGGTATGTACAAAGAAAGTTCACGATTTTGATAGAATTTTGGTCTGATAATGCTTACGAGAGAGGAGAGAACGATAGGAGAGTGAACTCTGTGTAGAATCATTGTTCATAAAAGGAAAATCTTTATCATTAGAGTTCAATGGCGTCTTTGGCCTGCACTATGGGGCTTTACCTCTGCTATGTGTATACTTTTCCACCCCATGTTCCTCTACCAAAGTCTTGGATTTGCACCTTCATCTTGAGAGAGTAACGTAACAGCCATAAGTGGGAGCAGCACACACGCGCGCTTGTGCTCACAATCACATAGAGCACACTAGAATAACAGTTACACAGATCAGATATGCAGAATTTTGTTGACTATCTGAACCATTCATAAGTCGTAGGCTCGTAGCCCACTGTATAGCATCATCACAGATCTTGAATAACCCAAAAGTTGGGAgttgctttttatttttatttttcaggcaagttgcaTTTGCTTGTTTAACGCCCAAAGGTGATAACCCAAAGCCATCATACAGAGATTTTAGAATCCATCTACTTGAGGGAAAATGGCAAGTGGTAATGTACCTTTTCAGGCCATTTATATCCAGGCCTCAGGTTCTGAACATTATAAGTTAATACTAACAAATAATCAAGTAGTGATGAGTTGATGAAAGAGGCTCCAAGGGCAATTGGTCCGTCTTTAACCAACAAatgatgtttaatttttttagtttctcCATCTAATCATTGTTAATtaaattcttttccttttctaacgTATTGAGTCATGTATTCAATTGTTCAAGGAATTAGTTGAAATCAGGTTTCTGTCAAAATGTCAATCATTACTATTTATTTGCTTTCCAAAGTGTTGATCTTGATGTGTATACGTTTGCATGCCTCTTTGGATAAGGCATTTTTACTATGTCATGTTCAATTAGCTTGTTCTTTGTttgttcttattctttttttgggtCTCTTTCAGTACTGCAAAATCATACAGAACCCATCTCATTTGGAGCTTCAAAAGGCAGCCAACCAAGGAAGGAGATGCACTTGGGAGAAGCTTTCCACCATAAAAGCCAATTGCAGTATAGAGCTTGCTCTGGACGAGTGTGTCGCCATTCTCAACCACATGCGGAGACTGAAAAGGAGCGCTGAGAGAGCTGCTGCTTCATCTCATGCCCTAACAACCACAGTCAGATTTAATGCTtccaagaggattccttcatggAATTGCATCGCAAGGGAGAACTCAAGCGGGTCCCTCGAGGAAGAAGTCCTTGCGGGGTCCACGGGAGGTCTTACCAGTCGGTACTCTTGGACCCACCACGACGGAAGTGAGAGTGAATCTGAGAGTGTCGACCTACATACTTGGACGAGATCCGGCGGTCCTTTGATGAGGACAACTTCAGCAGATCAGTTCGTCGATTTTGTCCAAAATTTGGACATTGACAGTAAATTCACCAAAGCAAAAATTGGTCCTTCCAATAATACTTCGATTCAAATTACAGGGAAGGAACCGTTGTGTCAGAGTTCAAGGGTAACGACTCCAGATAGAAGCTCAGACTCTGAGTTTGACCAGAGGGATTTCAATAATAGAGTTGCTATGCAAAATTCAAGCATTGTGGTAACTGAAGGTGACTTGTTGCAGCCCGAGAGGACCCATAATGGGATTGTGTTCAATGTTGTGAAGAAGGAAGACTTGACACCAACAAACAGGAGTCATGATTCGGAAAACGATCGGCCATTGGAGATTTCATTTGATGACTTTTCGCAGATTGACTCAGTGGGAAAGGAAATTGATTCAAGTTCAACATCTGATTGTGGTGACAATGAGGTTAACGTAGAAAATTTTGTCGATGAAGCAGGTCGTGGTGGTCAACCCGAGGCAAATTCTGTTTCAGAGGTTGGTGAAAATGAGTAGTGTACAGTTGATGGTTAAAATTTGAGGATGTTATCTAAGTGGTAATTTTGCATGATTCAACTGGGTGGAGTTGATTCAGTGCTGGAGTTAGAATTACAAGTTCCAGCCCATGTGGGAGTGGCACTTGCAAATAAGACAGCCCTACGAAGCTAAGAGCAACTCGAATGGAGATGTAAAATACATCCGAATGGATAGTTATTATAGatgaaaaaaatggttaaaagtTAGTTGTATGTAAAATAAAACTCACCCCTCTCCAATAGTTAGATGTAAAATAGGGATGAATAATTACTTACTTTCCTTCCACCttattttttctcaactttctCAACCCAAATTCAAGTACTACtccattaaaaaataattatagtATCTGGCAATCgagtacttttaaaaaaaataattccacaaaaaaaaaaaaaatacttccattgaattaatatatttttttaattccgTTCAAAAATAGGAGCAATTTGGACACCAACTCCCATAATTTAGATCGTGCTTGGTTGGTACTGACAATCAGGTCTTGACTAACGAACAAGTAAGCATGGCAAATTGCTTCATCTTGATTGGAATTGATCGAATTTTCCTCTCGCACTACGACTTCCCTCTGTCATAAttgatatattattttttttggaaagtgttTGTGGAGAAGGGAGGAATTTTTTGTAGTGTAAAATCATGTTAAAAACACACATTTAtaggtgggaaaaaaaaagccCGTTGCTTTAATTTGATCCGTTGATCAAAAGATCCGTTGGGCAACAGTCGGATCAAAGACCCGTTGCCTACCAAAATCccaactttactctctctctctctctctctctctctggttctaCGAAACTagacaccccccccccccttctctctctacgaCCCAGAGCTCACCCCTCTAGTTTGATCGTGAATCCCCTAGTAGTAAGGGGAAAGGGACTCGACAAGGGTTTCGGAAGGCTGAATCCGCCGCCGGTTCCCTTATGAAATCAGTGAATCGACGGTGACGACGACAACGATCGAACCCCTCTCTGAGATCAGTTTCCCGCGACCTTTCGGTGTGTTCTTGCGGATTCCGGCATGTTCTTCTAGATTCCGGTGTCTTTCCGACGAAATCAAGTAACTCCGTCCAAAAATCTGGTAGAATTAGTTGGGTTGATGACCTGTCAATTATAGTTGTAGTCAAATGGGGATGAAAATATCCATCTCCTTTTCCATTTGTGCCATTTTAGCACCCGATTTGTGCCATTTTACATCCCCAATGGAGAGTGTTTTTTTTGCATCCGGAATGTATTATAGGTTGTAAGGGTCATCTCCAACGGGAGATGTCAAATCTGATATGGAGCTTGTAACGGTAATATTCACAATGCAACTCGGGTGCTTTCTACCATTCCAAAACCTACGTGGCTTTGAAGGAAAGCCCAAGCTTGCCAACCTTGGCAGCAACCTCCTCCCAtgccaaatttaaaaaattgacagttagaattttaaaaatgtGCCCGTTTGAATAATATAaattgacataagggttggcaTAAAGGTTGGAGAGGGAtagcttgatgtcaaataaataataattggCATAAGGGTGGGAGAGgaggctttgatgtcaaattgaagaTGCCAAAAATGCccacataagccttcaaaaaaaaaataatttgacatcTCCATTTTGAAGtcaaggattggagatgctcagaAGGGCCCTAGCTGATTCGGGCCACTAAACAATAACAATTAAAAGATTTGAAATAATAATTCTCTAGTTTTCGTAGTTGAATAAATCGTTCTTTTAATTCGGTAAATAGTCATTCCATTTGGATAGAACATCCTTCGTTTGTCGATGacctaaacataggaataacgATTTTGTCAAACACAAGAACAAGGATTCTATTGAAATGAACATTCCATTCCAATATGGTGATGCCATCCAACGAAACATACCCGTGGTGTAGCTTGCCGTTATCGAAGTAGTGCGACAAACCGCTAGCACCACTCTGGACATTGTTAAGTTTGTTGTGCTCGACATCAGCAAATATTGCTGCATTACCAGACAGTATACTAACCGTTGGAGAGACGTTACTTTTTTGGGGGGTCATAGTCGACAAGGTGGAAACTTCCAGGAAAAAACGTCGAATTGGGAGGGTACTGACAACCTTTTGAGGGATGGAGCAATTTCTCCACAGGGGTGTTCTCTTATTCCGCTAATATATTactaagtttattttttaagtttcttgGGTGAAGTAGGATGTCCCGGGCCGGCTTTCGGACTAATTCCTACAACCCCTACTacagccgtttcacacgctCGCGCGCGGGGTGAGGTGGCCtcaagaatttattttttttaagttgttaCAAACGTTAATTAAAATATAAACATTGACAATGCTTTCGTATTTGGTGTAATGCCATTGTAGTCCAATCATCGATTTTTTTACTGTGAGGCTCTGAAGATTCTAAACATTGATCATATGATGAAGGGAAAGCCAATTTttcatgtcaaatttgatacAATAATGCCTCGACAAATTCAGAAAAGAGTTAGGTTTTTGCCCAAACCCATGCTTTTTGACCGCTCTTACCAAATTTTAGCAATTAAGGCCTTGTTCTTCTAATAGCTTTAGgggctttttgaattttgtccttatgcaaaaaaaatatcgtattttttaattttgcgtcaaacttttgatTCTTCtgagaagaatcaaaaaattaacaaacaaacaaaaaattgaataaacacACAAcccaaaaagtccaaaaagctcTTAGAGGAACAAAGcctaaagattttttttcccaagccAATAGAGCATGCTTTTCGACCAGAAGGACCCCAACACAGAAAACAGGACAGTCCACTGCAACTTGGAAATCCGTTCTCAATTTAACAAGAAGAAGTGGACATGAAATGaaccagaaagtctacacacagaCAATccgtgcacagattttattgtggggcccatcacagatctcacacaaataattcaagctgtttattaaatgtaaaacatttttttaaaggtcttttaaaaaatcagctcaatctgatacctatagatgctcgatctaatcgtctaacttttcattcagatttaaGAATCATAAAAAGTTAagacgattggatcgagcatctataggtatcggattgaactgatttttttttgcaagaatcctcgaaaaattgttttacatttaatgaacggttcggatcatttgtgtggaaccaTGGTAGGCCCCATAACAAatatgtgcacaatctgtgcatagattgtaTATTAATTTCTTTACAATCAATTTACACGGAGCTTTGCTCCAAATTTAAATGGATTTTTTGTAATTGGGCGATGAGATTGTGtcacaaaattaattaaggtGTGCGTAAGGTAGCTCAAACACCTAAGTTGTCAAGGAAAAAAGATGGATGTCAAAGAATGAGTCCAACTATGAATACCGAGTTTTGAGGTACCGAAAATGTACAATGGCATATATGACCCAATTATGGATGACACATGATTAATTCGAatcgttcattatttttatactccctccgtccctaaataaatgttcggCGTGCAAACCTAGGC
Coding sequences:
- the LOC131324348 gene encoding triacylglycerol lipase SDP1-like, which codes for MDISKEVTVDSFAIGPSTVLGRTIAFRILFSKSISHLRHQIFYMLLYHFGIVKNYVKNSLTSVISWLHPRNPQGILVMVTVIAFLMNRYANVKRRAEMAYRRKFWRNMMRNALSYEEWVHAAKMLEKESPKMNESNLYDVELVRNKLQELRHRRQEGSLRDIIFYMRADLVRNLGNMCNPELHKGRLQVPKLIKEYIDEVSTQLKMVCNIDSEELLLEEKLAFMHETRHAFGRTALLLSGGASLGAFHVGVVKTLVEHKLLPRVIAGSSVGSIMCSIVATRSWPELQSFFQDSWHSLQFFGQMGGIFAVFKRVMTRGAVHEIRQLQIMLRHLTNNLTFQEAYDMTGRVLGITVCSPRKHEPPRCLNYLTSPHVVIWSAVTASCAFPGLFEAQELMAKDRSGEIVPYHPPFNLVPNEASGLAARRWRDGSLEIDLPMMQLKELFNVNHFIVSQANPHIAPLLRMKDVVRAYGGNFAAKFAHLVEMEVKHRCNQILELGFPLGGLAKLFAQDWEGDVTVVMPATLAQYCKIIQNPSHLELQKAANQGRRCTWEKLSTIKANCSIELALDECVAILNHMRRLKRSAERAAASSHALTTTVRFNASKRIPSWNCIARENSSGSLEEEVLAGSTGGLTSRYSWTHHDGSESESESVDLHTWTRSGGPLMRTTSADQFVDFVQNLDIDSKFTKAKIGPSNNTSIQITGKEPLCQSSRVTTPDRSSDSEFDQRDFNNRVAMQNSSIVVTEGDLLQPERTHNGIVFNVVKKEDLTPTNRSHDSENDRPLEISFDDFSQIDSVGKEIDSSSTSDCGDNEVNVENFVDEAGRGGQPEANSVSEVGENE